The Monodelphis domestica isolate mMonDom1 chromosome 7, mMonDom1.pri, whole genome shotgun sequence genome window below encodes:
- the PXK gene encoding PX domain-containing protein kinase-like protein isoform X6, translated as MAFMEKPPAGKVLLDDTAPLSAGIEASQSLHSHTEYIIRVQRGIAIENSWQIVRRYSDFDLLNSSLQISGLSLPLPPKKLIGNMEREFIAERQKGLQRYLDVITTNHLLANCELVKKFLDPNNYSANYTEIALQQVSMFFRSEPKWEVVEPLKDIGWRIRKRYFLMKSKNQPKERLVLSWADLGPDKYLADKDFQWLIRLLPSCSHPHIYRVTFSTASESSALVIRTFNERGTLRDLIYKAKPKEPFLRKYGSPKKAQGLELAHIKAFGRQILEALKFLHDKGFPYGHLHASNVMLEGDTCRLLDLENSLLGLPSFYRPYFSQLRRINTLESVDVHCFGHLLYEMTYGRPPDAVPVDTFPPAPSEAVVSVLEAVLSPEACKNGAPSVSRLLQMPLFSDVFLANSEKPQFKIPAKLKEALKVAKECIEKRLVEEQKLIHQHRRLTKAKSHHGSEEERRRRKILARKKSKRSALEGSEEHSAKYSNSNNSGSGASSPLTSPSSPTPPSTAEHAPF; from the exons ATGGCGTTCATGGAGAAGCCGCCGGCTGGCAAGGTGCTGCTGGACGACACAGCGCCGCTGAGCGCAGGGATCGAGGCAAGCCAGAGCCTACACTCGCACACG GAGTACATCATCCGCGTGCAGAGAGGAATCGCCATAGAGAACAGCTGGCAG ATCGTGAGACGATACAGTGACTTCGACTTACTCAACAGCAGCCTGCAG ATTTCCGGGCTGAGCCTGCCTCTTCCTCCCAAAAAACTGATCGGCAACATGGAGCGCGAGTTCATCGCCGAGCGGCAGAAGGGCCTCCAGCGCTATCTCGACGTCATCACCACCAACCACCTGCTGGCCAACTGCGAGCTGGTGAAGAAGTTTCTCGACCCCAACAACTATTCCGCCAACTACACCG AGATTGCCTTGCAGCAGGTCTCCATGTTCTTTCGCTCAGAGCCCAAATGGGAGGTGGTGGAGCCCCTGAAGGACATAG GCTGGAGGATCCGTAAGAGATATTTCCTCATGAAGAGCAAGAACCAGCCCAAGGAGCGGCTCGTGCTCAGCTGG GCCGACCTGGGCCCGGACAAGTACCTGGCGGACAAGGACTTCCAGTGGCTCATCCGGCTCCTGCCCTCCTGCTCG CACCCCCACATCTACCGAGTCACCTTCTCCACGGCCAGCGAGTCGTCCGCTCTGGTCATTCGCACGTTCAACGAGAGGGGAACCCTGAGGGACCTCATCTACAAG GCCAAGCCCAAAGAGCCCTTCCTGCGGAAGTATGGCAGCCCCAAGAAGGCGCAGGGCCTCGAGCTGGCGCACATCAAGGCCTTCGGCCGGCAGATCCTGGAG GCACTCAAGTTCCTCCACGACAAGGGCTTCCCGTACGGACACCTTCACGCCTCCAACGTGATGCTGGAGGGCGACACGTGCCGCCTGCTGGACCTCGAGAACTCCCTGCTGGGGCTGCCCTCCTTCTACCGCCCCTATTTCTCCCAGCTGAGGAGGATCAAC ACCCTGGAGAGCGTGGACGTGCACTGCTTCGGCCACCTGCTCTACGAGATGACGTACGGGCGGCCGCCCGACGCCGTGCCGGTGGACACGTTCCCGCCCGCCCCGTCGGAAGCCGTGG TGTCCGTGCTGGAGGCCGTGCTGTCTCCGGAGGCCTGCAAGAACGGCGCGCCCAGCGTCTCCCGCCTCCTGCAGATGCC GTTATTCAGTGACGTTTTCTTGGCCAATTCCGAGAAGCCGCAGTTTAAG ATCCCCGCCAAGCTAAAAGAGGCGCTGAAAGTGGCCAAAGAGTGCATAGAGAAGAGGCTCGTGGAAGAGCAGAAACTG ATTCACCAGCACCGCCGACTGACCAAAGCCAAGTCCCACCACGGCTccgaggaggagaggaggaggaggaagatccTGGCCCGGAAG AAATCTAAACGCTCCGCGTTAGAAGGCAGCGAAGAGCACTCGGCCAAGTACAGCAACTCCAACAATTCAG GATCTGGGGCAAGTTCTCCACTGACATCGCCATCATCTCCAACTCCACCCTCGACAGCAG AGCATGCGCCATTTTGA
- the PXK gene encoding PX domain-containing protein kinase-like protein isoform X5, whose protein sequence is MAFMEKPPAGKVLLDDTAPLSAGIEASQSLHSHTEYIIRVQRGIAIENSWQIVRRYSDFDLLNSSLQISGLSLPLPPKKLIGNMEREFIAERQKGLQRYLDVITTNHLLANCELVKKFLDPNNYSANYTEIALQQVSMFFRSEPKWEVVEPLKDIGWRIRKRYFLMKSKNQPKERLVLSWADLGPDKYLADKDFQWLIRLLPSCSHPHIYRVTFSTASESSALVIRTFNERGTLRDLIYKAKPKEPFLRKYGSPKKAQGLELAHIKAFGRQILEALKFLHDKGFPYGHLHASNVMLEGDTCRLLDLENSLLGLPSFYRPYFSQLRRINTLESVDVHCFGHLLYEMTYGRPPDAVPVDTFPPAPSEAVVSVLEAVLSPEACKNGAPSVSRLLQMPLFSDVFLANSEKPQFKIPAKLKEALKVAKECIEKRLVEEQKLIHQHRRLTKAKSHHGSEEERRRRKILARKKSKRSALEGSEEHSAKYSNSNNSAGSGASSPLTSPSSPTPPSTAEHAPF, encoded by the exons ATGGCGTTCATGGAGAAGCCGCCGGCTGGCAAGGTGCTGCTGGACGACACAGCGCCGCTGAGCGCAGGGATCGAGGCAAGCCAGAGCCTACACTCGCACACG GAGTACATCATCCGCGTGCAGAGAGGAATCGCCATAGAGAACAGCTGGCAG ATCGTGAGACGATACAGTGACTTCGACTTACTCAACAGCAGCCTGCAG ATTTCCGGGCTGAGCCTGCCTCTTCCTCCCAAAAAACTGATCGGCAACATGGAGCGCGAGTTCATCGCCGAGCGGCAGAAGGGCCTCCAGCGCTATCTCGACGTCATCACCACCAACCACCTGCTGGCCAACTGCGAGCTGGTGAAGAAGTTTCTCGACCCCAACAACTATTCCGCCAACTACACCG AGATTGCCTTGCAGCAGGTCTCCATGTTCTTTCGCTCAGAGCCCAAATGGGAGGTGGTGGAGCCCCTGAAGGACATAG GCTGGAGGATCCGTAAGAGATATTTCCTCATGAAGAGCAAGAACCAGCCCAAGGAGCGGCTCGTGCTCAGCTGG GCCGACCTGGGCCCGGACAAGTACCTGGCGGACAAGGACTTCCAGTGGCTCATCCGGCTCCTGCCCTCCTGCTCG CACCCCCACATCTACCGAGTCACCTTCTCCACGGCCAGCGAGTCGTCCGCTCTGGTCATTCGCACGTTCAACGAGAGGGGAACCCTGAGGGACCTCATCTACAAG GCCAAGCCCAAAGAGCCCTTCCTGCGGAAGTATGGCAGCCCCAAGAAGGCGCAGGGCCTCGAGCTGGCGCACATCAAGGCCTTCGGCCGGCAGATCCTGGAG GCACTCAAGTTCCTCCACGACAAGGGCTTCCCGTACGGACACCTTCACGCCTCCAACGTGATGCTGGAGGGCGACACGTGCCGCCTGCTGGACCTCGAGAACTCCCTGCTGGGGCTGCCCTCCTTCTACCGCCCCTATTTCTCCCAGCTGAGGAGGATCAAC ACCCTGGAGAGCGTGGACGTGCACTGCTTCGGCCACCTGCTCTACGAGATGACGTACGGGCGGCCGCCCGACGCCGTGCCGGTGGACACGTTCCCGCCCGCCCCGTCGGAAGCCGTGG TGTCCGTGCTGGAGGCCGTGCTGTCTCCGGAGGCCTGCAAGAACGGCGCGCCCAGCGTCTCCCGCCTCCTGCAGATGCC GTTATTCAGTGACGTTTTCTTGGCCAATTCCGAGAAGCCGCAGTTTAAG ATCCCCGCCAAGCTAAAAGAGGCGCTGAAAGTGGCCAAAGAGTGCATAGAGAAGAGGCTCGTGGAAGAGCAGAAACTG ATTCACCAGCACCGCCGACTGACCAAAGCCAAGTCCCACCACGGCTccgaggaggagaggaggaggaggaagatccTGGCCCGGAAG AAATCTAAACGCTCCGCGTTAGAAGGCAGCGAAGAGCACTCGGCCAAGTACAGCAACTCCAACAATTCAG cAGGATCTGGGGCAAGTTCTCCACTGACATCGCCATCATCTCCAACTCCACCCTCGACAGCAG AGCATGCGCCATTTTGA